From Woronichinia naegeliana WA131, the proteins below share one genomic window:
- a CDS encoding metal ABC transporter ATP-binding protein, whose translation MSDIVLAVENLTVYRETYAAVQDISFSLQSGTDTAIVGPNGAGKSTLIQAILGIIPRQAGEISVLGHALSRRGFLPTAVREAIAYLPQNFLFDRRIPMTVEELVSLGWDRLGLQLPWSGYRARRQAVQKALIQVNATHLRGQLLSGLSGGESKRVLLAYCLVRPRRLLILDEAPAGLDLRSESEFYHLLEQLKREEELAIVQISHDLERVRRQCDRVICLNRTILCQGTPAIALSDDNLQVAYGSEFVRYGHSHS comes from the coding sequence TTGTCTGACATTGTCTTAGCTGTTGAAAATTTAACCGTTTATCGAGAAACCTATGCAGCCGTTCAAGATATCTCTTTTTCTCTACAATCAGGAACAGATACGGCCATTGTGGGCCCAAATGGAGCCGGTAAAAGTACGCTAATTCAGGCAATTTTGGGGATTATCCCCAGACAAGCGGGAGAGATTTCTGTGCTAGGTCACGCTCTCAGTCGTCGTGGTTTTTTACCCACTGCGGTACGAGAAGCGATCGCCTATTTACCCCAAAATTTTCTCTTTGATCGTCGTATTCCCATGACAGTAGAGGAGTTAGTTAGTTTAGGCTGGGATCGATTGGGCTTGCAATTACCCTGGTCTGGTTATCGAGCCCGTCGTCAAGCGGTACAAAAAGCATTAATTCAGGTAAATGCGACCCATTTGCGAGGTCAATTATTGAGTGGATTATCGGGGGGAGAAAGTAAGCGGGTTTTGTTGGCCTATTGTTTAGTACGTCCCCGTCGTCTTTTAATTTTGGATGAGGCTCCGGCCGGTCTGGATCTGCGTAGTGAATCGGAGTTTTATCACCTGTTAGAACAACTGAAACGGGAAGAGGAATTGGCTATTGTGCAGATTTCTCACGATTTGGAACGGGTGCGACGACAATGCGATCGGGTGATTTGCTTAAACCGCACTATTCTCTGTCAAGGTACACCGGCGATCGCCCTTTCCGACGATAATCTTCAGGTGGCCTATGGTTCCGAATTTGTCCGGTATGGTCATTCCCATTCGTAA
- a CDS encoding zinc ABC transporter substrate-binding protein yields MQWFNVVALKQTFPRSALAFQSRSLLLLAAIAIGLGGCIDNTPSSPTAVSPSPQSSSLNSPKLQVVTTFIPITNFTKAVAGDRAEVSQLLPPNVGPHDYQAKPEDIQKLAKAQVLVENGLGMEEFLDDLVANAGNPHLKVVDSSQGIKTITQITEPKHQNLETEKEHDHGEFNPHIYLDPKRAMQQVDNIRDGLIAADPAGKETYTANAVAYRLKLKQLDTEISQKLKPFVGKTFVTYHDFAPYFAQSYNLKTDYLVGIPEENAAPEDVKRVIKAVEKSNLKTLLTEPETAGSPFSALAKDLKVQISTFDPLEKSDAKGLESDYYLTKMRQNLNHLKSAFTGQPR; encoded by the coding sequence ATGCAATGGTTTAACGTCGTCGCTCTCAAACAAACATTTCCCCGATCGGCTTTAGCTTTTCAATCCAGATCGCTTTTGCTACTAGCGGCGATCGCCATCGGTTTAGGCGGTTGTATAGATAATACTCCTTCCAGTCCAACAGCCGTCTCACCCTCTCCCCAGTCAAGCAGTCTAAATTCCCCAAAATTGCAGGTAGTAACGACCTTTATTCCCATTACTAATTTTACGAAAGCAGTGGCCGGCGATCGCGCTGAAGTTAGCCAATTATTGCCGCCCAATGTGGGCCCCCACGACTATCAGGCCAAGCCAGAGGATATTCAAAAGTTAGCCAAAGCGCAAGTATTAGTGGAAAATGGTTTGGGAATGGAAGAATTTTTAGATGATTTAGTTGCCAATGCTGGTAATCCTCATTTAAAAGTGGTTGATTCCAGTCAAGGGATTAAAACCATTACCCAAATTACTGAGCCAAAACATCAGAATTTAGAAACGGAAAAAGAGCATGATCACGGTGAATTTAATCCCCATATTTACCTCGATCCCAAACGGGCAATGCAGCAGGTTGACAATATTCGGGATGGATTAATTGCGGCCGATCCGGCCGGGAAAGAAACCTATACAGCCAATGCCGTAGCCTATCGTCTTAAATTAAAACAATTGGATACAGAAATTAGTCAAAAACTCAAACCCTTTGTCGGCAAAACTTTTGTCACCTACCATGATTTTGCTCCTTACTTTGCCCAAAGCTATAACCTCAAAACAGATTATTTGGTGGGGATTCCAGAAGAAAATGCGGCTCCAGAGGATGTGAAACGGGTCATTAAGGCAGTGGAAAAGTCTAATCTTAAAACCCTATTAACAGAGCCAGAAACGGCCGGTAGTCCTTTCTCAGCCTTGGCTAAGGATTTAAAGGTACAGATCAGTACTTTTGACCCGTTAGAGAAGAGTGATGCAAAGGGTTTAGAATCAGATTATTACCTAACCAAGATGCGTCAAAATCTCAACCATTTAAAGTCAGCCTTTACTGGTCAACCCCGTTAA
- a CDS encoding thiamine pyrophosphate-dependent enzyme, with protein sequence MLTVAEYLCDRLKALNVDHIFGVPGDYVLGLMDVLVASPIDLICTCNELNAGYAADAYARLRGIGAVCVTYGVGGLSLVNAVVGAYAERIPLVVISGAPSQSGRRNHLLLHHTTGDFNLQYSIMEKATVAAVILTDASQAASQIDQTLAACLHHKRPVYIEIPMDLVNQPCLAPVSTISLESKLTDFNALAEAVQEAVDLLTRAERPVILAGVEFNRFDLEDKLIKLLEITGYPIATTLLGKSCISEMHPQFIGNYVGALSRDYVRDRIENADCILCLGAIMSDMNLGVYTARLDDNRLINANSEKVKIKHHFYQPIYLGDFLEGLLAKLPSIPSLEFQIQPASLLLAETLTPTPGCKLSNDYFYKRLNHFIDDNFIVISDTGDAIIATMDLVIHKDADFIGQAFYLSIGYSIPACLGAAMALPKNRPLVIVGDGAFQMTAQELSTIIRNQLNPIILLVNNDGYTIERVIKDNVYNDLQPWKYHQLPQIFGECWSAEVFTEDELKLP encoded by the coding sequence ATGCTGACCGTTGCTGAATATCTCTGCGATCGCTTAAAGGCCTTAAATGTGGATCATATTTTTGGTGTTCCTGGTGACTATGTTTTAGGGTTAATGGATGTTTTAGTGGCGAGTCCCATTGATCTAATTTGCACCTGTAACGAACTCAATGCCGGTTATGCGGCCGATGCCTATGCTCGATTGCGAGGAATTGGGGCGGTCTGTGTCACCTATGGCGTGGGAGGTTTAAGTCTGGTGAATGCAGTGGTGGGAGCCTACGCTGAACGGATTCCCCTGGTCGTTATCAGTGGTGCCCCTAGTCAGTCAGGTCGTCGTAATCATTTGCTGCTTCACCATACTACTGGTGATTTTAATTTGCAGTACTCGATTATGGAAAAGGCCACAGTAGCGGCAGTTATTTTAACGGATGCGAGTCAGGCGGCTAGTCAAATTGACCAAACCCTAGCCGCTTGTTTGCACCATAAACGCCCTGTTTATATTGAAATTCCGATGGATCTGGTTAATCAACCCTGTTTGGCTCCTGTCAGTACTATCTCTTTGGAATCAAAATTAACAGATTTTAATGCCTTAGCAGAAGCCGTTCAAGAAGCGGTGGATTTATTGACCCGTGCGGAACGACCCGTCATTTTAGCAGGGGTAGAATTTAACCGTTTTGATTTAGAAGATAAACTCATTAAACTCTTAGAAATAACGGGTTATCCGATCGCCACTACGCTACTGGGTAAATCCTGTATTTCGGAAATGCACCCCCAATTTATTGGCAATTATGTGGGAGCTTTAAGTCGAGATTATGTCCGCGATCGCATTGAAAATGCTGATTGTATTCTCTGTTTAGGGGCAATTATGTCCGATATGAATTTAGGGGTTTATACTGCCAGATTAGATGATAATCGCCTGATTAATGCCAATTCAGAAAAAGTTAAAATTAAACATCATTTTTATCAACCGATTTATCTCGGCGATTTTCTAGAGGGATTACTCGCCAAACTTCCCTCTATCCCCAGTTTAGAATTTCAGATCCAACCGGCTTCTCTCCTCTTAGCAGAAACCCTAACGCCTACTCCAGGGTGTAAACTGAGCAATGATTATTTTTATAAACGTCTCAATCATTTTATTGATGATAATTTTATTGTCATTTCTGACACGGGTGATGCGATCATTGCCACAATGGATTTAGTCATTCATAAGGATGCAGACTTTATTGGTCAAGCTTTTTACCTTTCCATTGGTTACTCTATTCCAGCCTGTTTAGGCGCAGCAATGGCTCTACCGAAAAATCGGCCACTGGTCATTGTCGGGGATGGTGCGTTTCAGATGACTGCCCAGGAATTATCAACCATTATTCGGAATCAGTTAAATCCTATTATTTTGCTGGTTAATAATGATGGTTATACCATTGAACGGGTGATTAAAGATAATGTCTATAATGATCTACAACCTTGGAAATATCATCAACTGCCCCAAATTTTTGGTGAATGTTGGAGTGCGGAAGTTTTTACCGAAGACGAATTGAAATTGCCTTGA